One region of Pygocentrus nattereri isolate fPygNat1 chromosome 14, fPygNat1.pri, whole genome shotgun sequence genomic DNA includes:
- the mfsd6l gene encoding major facilitator superfamily domain-containing protein 6-like has product MRRSKQWDVRGAVGLSGFFHFLHCWALGCLLPFLTLYLRHLGLTASMTGIIMAAKHLVALVWRPVSSALARRYNKRRMVIIGSVISSATAAMILLLFPPTGVSTESGSCNVSQLNANHTVYEFDSTTHEPRTTPQTHSTHVAYSAEPKMKFTEGHSAMADNISANSITKSASETQTFEAGSDEISSKEALETKTTRGNPEKKSRSLRRREEKQEETDMEMARSEFLGSLKVMDAQHQMFFLVMIVVGIWEVMAAPLEWTADDGLHEYLDFVDASDRHSTVKPWRHLGTAGGVGITGILVSILSCLIGTVLHFYAYALFMVIMVPVVALLPLYRHKRECLPGGGLKALLLVQGDQRAMLCAITALFTGMAGSAISDFFLWLMQDHSASELQMGITLGLAPLCQAAFAPLNGSVASFLKSHGRLQLLGILGLSLQCLYYSFLWVPWAALPAQLLAGLSTGTLWWSIEAQCADTASPGTERQVFRVFEVLSLDLGAGLGSLLGGLVVQKFGLGVLFQGTAVMLALWSVTLAVLQWRIPRQRRINYSRLLAADASEVSESESDQDHDWLEKAMEEDKGNNNWRSSEK; this is encoded by the coding sequence ATGAGGAGAAGCAAGCAGTGGGATGTCAGAGGAGCTGTGGGCCTTTCAGGCTTCTTTCACTTCCTGCATTGTTGGGCTTTAGGATGCCTTCTGCCCTTCCTTACTCTCTACCTCCGGCACCTTGGCCTCACCGCTTCCATGACAGGCATCATCATGGCCGCCAAGCACCTGGTGGCTCTGGTTTGGAGGCCTGTCTCCAGTGCCCTGGCCAGACGCTATAACAAAAGACGCATGGTCATAATAGGGTCCGTCATCTCTTCAGCAACAGCTGCTATGATACTTCTGCTCTTCCCGCCCACAGGAGTGAGCACggagagtggaagctgtaatgtaAGTCAGCTGAATGCTAACCATACAGTATATGAGTTTGACTCCACCACTCATGAACCCCGGACAactccacaaacacactccacgCATGTTGCATATTCAGCAGAACCTAAGATGAAGTTTACAGAAGGACATAGTGCAATGGCAGACAACATCAGTGCAAATTCAATCACCAAAAGTGCCTCTGAAACTCAGACATTTGAAGCAGGTTCAGATGAAATTAGCAGCAAAGAAGCTCTGGAAACAAAAACTACTCGGGGCAACCCAGAAAAGAAGAGTAGGTCTTTAAGAAGGCGTGAAGAAAAGCAGGAGGAGACAGATATGGAAATGGCCAGATCTGAGTTCCTTGGAAGCTTGAAAGTCATGGATGCTCAACATCAGATGTTTTTCTTGGTAATGATTGTAGTAGGGATATGGGAGGTCATGGCTGCCCCACTAGAGTGGACAGCTGATGATGGACTGCATGAGTACCTTGATTTTGTGGATGCTTCAGATCGCCATAGTACTGTTAAACCTTGGAGACATCTAGGGACTGCTGGTGGTGTGGGAATCACTGGCATTCTAGTAAGCATCCTATCCTGTCTCATTGGAACTGTGCTGCACTTTTATGCCTACGCTTTATTCATGGTCATAATGGTACCTGTTGTTGCTTTGTTACCACTTTACCGCCACAAACGTGAATGTCTGCCTGGTGGTGGCTTGAAGGCCCTGTTGCTGGTGCAAGGTGATCAACGGGCCATGCTCTGTGCCATCACTGCCCTCTTTACTGGCATGGCAGGCTCAGCtatatctgactttttcttaTGGCTGATGCAGGACCACAGTGCGTCAGAGCTTCAGATGGGCATTACTTTGGGTCTGGCACCTCTATGCCAGGCTGCTTTTGCCCCTTTGAATGGAAGTGTGGCCAGTTTCCTGAAATCCCATGGGCGGCTACAGCTTCTTGGCATTTTGGGTCTGTCTCTACAGTGCCTTTACTACTCTTTCTTATGGGTACCCTGGGCTGCACTTCCTGCTCAACTGCTGGCTGGACTTAGCACCGGGACCCTCTGGTGGTCGATAGAGGCTCAGTGTGCAGATACTGCCTCACCGGGGACAGAGAGGCAAGTTTTCCGAGTCTTTGAGGTCCTGTCTCTGGATCTTGGGGCTGGGCTTGGCAGCCTGTTGGGGGGGTTGGTGGTGCAGAAGTTTGGATTAGGGGTACTCTTCCAGGGTACAGCGGTTATGCTTGCATTGTGGAGCGTTACTTTAGCTGTGTTGCAGTGGAGGATCCCTCGTCAGCGCAGGATAAACTACTCCCGTCTGCTGGCAGCTGATGCCAGTGAGGTAAGCGAGTCAGAATCTGACCAGGACCATGACTGGCTGGAGAAAGCCATGGAGGAAGATAAGGGGAACAACAACTGGAGGAGTTCTGAGAAATAA